AGCTCAAGCAATGGCGCGGGATCGCGATGCGCTCAGACAAGACCGCCCGCAACTACCACGCCGGCCTCTGCCTCGCCGCGACACTCCACTGGCTCACCAGCACCCTTTAGCAACACGGCCTAGTCGCCACAGCGGAGTTTCACGGCATTGTGGTCGCAGTGCGTCCGTTACGCGAGATTGCAGACGTCGACGCCTTCTCGGTCGTGATTGTCGACCGGCCGATCATCATCACGACACCGCGCCGCAGCGAGAACGTCTTCCGGCACCGCTTCTCCATTGCGCACGAAATCGGGCACCTACTGCTGCACGGTGACGCTGTCGAGTACAGCGCTGCGATCGAAAAGGAGGCCGACGAATTCGCGGCGGCATTCCTGACACCGGCGGCAGCGATGGACGCAGCGCTGCCGCAACGGCTCGACCTAGCGGCGCTTGACAGGCTCGGCCGGACGTGGGGCGTCTCACCACAATCGCTCGTTCGCAGGATGGTCGAGCGCGGCCGCACTACCGAGTCTTCTGCACGACGTGCATACCAGCGCTTGAACCTGACCTATGATCCAGCGG
This genomic stretch from Planctomonas sp. JC2975 harbors:
- a CDS encoding ImmA/IrrE family metallo-endopeptidase: MVAVRPLREIADVDAFSVVIVDRPIIITTPRRSENVFRHRFSIAHEIGHLLLHGDAVEYSAAIEKEADEFAAAFLTPAAAMDAALPQRLDLAALDRLGRTWGVSPQSLVRRMVERGRTTESSARRAYQRLNLTYDPAADSTSTYPGEMPTLLKKAAELAGDHGAGVPALADALRLSPPQVRDLLGEPDRRPVLRLVGAGD